A segment of the Sphingopyxis sp. OAS728 genome:
TGGCTGCGGCGATTTGTCCGGCCCGCAGACCAGAAGAAGCATTGGACGGACTGGAGACCGCCCGCCCTCGTGTTCCTGCGTTTTTCGCCCGATGTGCGATCCGCAACTGCGATACGGCAGGCCAACCCCCGCTGGTTCGAACGCTATGAAGGCCGCGCCCTGCGCGACCCGCTGACGCGTTCGCGGCTTGTGGACACGAACAGGAAAGGACGCATTTGATCTCCGCAACCCAGGATGCCGCCAATGGCGCCGCATCCGCCAATGACAGTGTGGATACGCTCCACGCGCTGATCCTCCACCAGCTGGACGAGGACCAGGCCCAGGAAACCATCTCCATCCCGCTTGCCGGTAAAAGCAGCATCGCCGATCATATGGTGATCGCGAGCGGCCGGTCGACGCGTCATGTCTCGGCCATCGCCGAGAAACTGGCACAGCGGATCAAGCAGGAAGCGGGCCGTCAGGTTCGCGTCGAAGGACTGCCCAATGCCGATTGGGTGCTGCTCGACGCGGGCGACGTCATCGTCCACCTGTTCCGTCCCGAGGTGCGTAGCTTCTACAACCTCGAGCGCATGTGGTCGTTCGGCGACGCGCCGCCGGTCGCCGCCGCAAATTGACGCCTTAGCCTCGCTCAGGCTAGGCGAGGCGTCATGTTGCTGCACATCATCGCGCGCGGGCGCATCGGGCGCGGGCCCGAGGCCGAGCTGGTCGAGCGCTATATGAAGCGCGTGACCTGGGCGCAGAAGATTTCGGAGCTTCCCGACACCGGCGGGCGGATGCCTGCCGCGGCTGAAAATAGCCGCACCATCCTGCTCGACGAGGGCGGCGACCAGATGTCGTCGCTCGAATTCGCCAAATTGCTCGAAAAATGGCGCGACGGCGGCGTACGCGAGGCGCGCTTCTGCCTTGGCGCCGCCGACGGCTTCACGCCCGAGGAGCGCGAGGGCGCCGACAAAGTCATCGCCTTTGGCCGCGCGACCTGGCCGCATCTGATGGCGCGCGCGATGCTCGCCGAGCAATTGTGGCGCGCCACCAGCATCGTCGCGAACCACCCCTATCACCGCGAAGGCCGCCAGTGAGACGCGCGTCTGCCACCTTGGCGATCGCGGCCCTTTTCGCGGGCGGTGCTCTTGCGGTGGCGCAAAGCGATATCTTCGATCCCGCCGCGATCGCCGAGCGCGAACGCGAGCAACTGCTCGGCGCGAAACAGCAGTCGGCGGCGGCGATGGCGCGCAGTGCGCTGCTCGAAAAACAGGCGCTGGCGGCAAGCAGCGAAGCCGACCGGCTGAAGAAACGCAGCGCAGCGCTCGCCGCCCGCATCCAGTCGGCCGAGGCCGATATCAGCGCGGGCGAGGCGCGCGTCGCGCTCGTCACCCGCCGCCTTTCCGCGCAGCGCGCGCGACTGGCGCAGCAGCAGCAGCCTTTGCTCGAACTCGCCGCGTCGCTCCAGCAACTGAGCCGCCAGCCGCCCGTCAGCGTCCTCGCGCAGCCGGGATCGCTCACCGACATGGTCCATG
Coding sequences within it:
- the rsfS gene encoding ribosome silencing factor, yielding MISATQDAANGAASANDSVDTLHALILHQLDEDQAQETISIPLAGKSSIADHMVIASGRSTRHVSAIAEKLAQRIKQEAGRQVRVEGLPNADWVLLDAGDVIVHLFRPEVRSFYNLERMWSFGDAPPVAAAN
- a CDS encoding 23S rRNA (pseudouridine(1915)-N(3))-methyltransferase RlmH; protein product: MLLHIIARGRIGRGPEAELVERYMKRVTWAQKISELPDTGGRMPAAAENSRTILLDEGGDQMSSLEFAKLLEKWRDGGVREARFCLGAADGFTPEEREGADKVIAFGRATWPHLMARAMLAEQLWRATSIVANHPYHREGRQ